A genomic stretch from Helianthus annuus cultivar XRQ/B chromosome 1, HanXRQr2.0-SUNRISE, whole genome shotgun sequence includes:
- the LOC110865984 gene encoding serine carboxypeptidase-like 18, with product MECSYIVVILILLQLTASLNSKSIIKNLPGFDGELPFTLETGYVGIGEDDAVQVFYYFVESQRDPLHDPLLLYTAGGPGTSGLYPFLYQIGPISINFENSTWTNITFELNEKSWTKVANMIFVDLPVGTGFSYSKTYEASRSSDSGLAFQSYEFIQKWLVEHPKFLDNPLYISGISYMGIVIPAATLEVYKGNERGNQPQVNIKGCLCVSPLTDKFNDFNSRLEFAHRVALISDDIYESTKETCNGNYITNDPENTLCSNNLQRVDECTSGLNIANILDPVCDAANPEPICREAAQIYLENWANSKVVQKALHIREGTIETWQKNNDSLHYDINKEDTVYYSFDIFSSVEYHRQLISRNSHVLILNGDHDMNFPYVGTEKWIKSLELPIKNPWKPWFVSNQIVGYKTTYAKNGYTLTYTTIKGAGHGVALYKPDEALAIVDGWFSSHSYLCDS from the exons ATGGAGTGCAGTTACATAGTAGTAATTTTGATTCTTCTGCAACTCACAGCTTCACTAAACTCCAAATCAATCATCAAGAATCTCCCTGGCTTTGATGGTGAACTTCCATTCACCCTTGAAACTGG ATATGTGGGGATCGGAGAAGACGATGCAGTTCAGGTGTTCTACTACTTTGTTGAATCTCAAAGAGACCCATTGCATGACCCTCTTCTTCTTTATACCGCCGGTGGCCCTGGCACTTCTGGACTTTATCCTTTCCTCTATCAAATCg GTCCAATAAGTATCAATTTCGAAAATTCAACGTGGACTAACATTACATTCGAGTTGAATGAAAAGTCATGGACAAAG GTTGCTAATATGATATTCGTAGATCTACCCGTTGGTACAGGGTTTTCATATTCTAAAACATATGAAGCATCAAGGAGTAGTGATTCCGGTTTAGCTTTTCAAAGTTATGAGTTTATACAAAAG TGGCTTGTGGAGCATCCAAAGTTTCTTGATAATCCATTGTACATATCGGGGATTTCATACATGGGCATTGTTATACCAGCTGCTACCTTAGAGGTATACAAAG gCAATGAACGTGGGAATCAACCGCAAGTGaatattaaa GGATGCTTATGTGTTAGCCCCTTGACCGACAAATTTAATGATTTTAATTCAAGATTAGAGTTTGCTCATCGTGTTGCTCTTATATCAGATGATATCTACGAG TCTACAAAAGAAACCTGCAATGGTAACTATATAACTAATGACCCAGAGAACACATTATGTTCAAATAATCTTCAACGAGTAGATGAG TGCACAAGTGGACTTAACATAGCAAATATATTGGATCCAGTTTGTGATGCTGCGAATCCAGAGCCAATTTGTCGT GAAGCTGCTCAGATATATTTAGAAAATTGGGCAAACTCTAAGGTTGTTCAAAAAGCACTCCATATTCGTGAG GGAACGATTGAAACTTGGCAGAAAAACAATGACTCTCTCCATTACGATATAAACAAAGAGGACACTGTATATTACTCATTTGACATCTTCAGCAGTGTTGAATACCATAGACAACTTATTTCAAGAAACTCCCACGTTTTGATCCTTAA TGGTGATCATGATATGAATTTCCCATACGTTGGCACTGAGAAATGGATTAAATCTCTCGAGCTTCCAATTAAAAATCCATGGAAGCCATGGTTTGTTAGTAACCAAATTGTTGG ATACAAGACGACATATGCCAAGAACGGATACACGTTAACGTATACAACTATTAAG GGCGCTGGTCATGGAGTGGCATTATACAAGCCTGATGAAGCTTTAGCTATTGTGGATGGGTGGTTTTCTTCTCATAGTTATCTATGTGATTCTTAA